The following proteins are encoded in a genomic region of Thermococcus pacificus:
- the guaA gene encoding glutamine-hydrolyzing GMP synthase: MWEKFIEEKVEEIRKTVGDGKAIIALSGGVDSSTAAVLAHRAIGDRLHAVFVNTGFMRKGEPEFVVKTFRDEFGLNLHYVDASERFFSELKGVTDPEEKRKIIGRVFIEVFEEVAKEIDAQFLIQGTIAPDWIESKGKIKSHHNVGGLPERLNLKLIEPLRDLYKDEVRELAKELGLPEKIYNRMPFPGPGLAVRVLGEVTPEKVAIVREANAIVEEEIERAGLKPWQAFAVLLGVKTVGVQGDIRAYKETIAVRVVESLDGMTANAMNVPFEVLQRIAFRITSEIPEVGRVLYDVTNKPPATIEFE, translated from the coding sequence ATGTGGGAGAAGTTCATTGAGGAGAAGGTTGAGGAGATAAGGAAGACCGTCGGTGATGGAAAGGCTATAATAGCGCTCTCCGGTGGTGTGGACAGCTCGACGGCCGCGGTTCTTGCCCACAGAGCAATAGGCGATAGACTCCACGCGGTCTTCGTCAATACAGGCTTTATGCGCAAGGGTGAACCTGAGTTCGTCGTTAAGACCTTCCGCGACGAGTTCGGCCTTAACCTGCACTACGTTGACGCTAGCGAGCGCTTTTTCAGTGAGCTTAAGGGCGTAACCGACCCGGAGGAGAAGAGGAAAATAATCGGCAGGGTCTTCATCGAGGTCTTCGAGGAGGTTGCGAAGGAGATAGATGCTCAATTCCTTATCCAGGGCACCATCGCCCCAGACTGGATTGAGAGCAAGGGAAAGATCAAGAGCCACCACAACGTGGGCGGCCTTCCAGAGAGGCTCAACCTGAAGCTCATCGAACCGCTGAGGGACCTCTACAAGGACGAAGTGAGGGAGCTTGCCAAGGAGCTTGGCCTTCCCGAGAAGATATACAACCGTATGCCCTTCCCCGGGCCGGGGCTGGCAGTGAGAGTCCTCGGAGAGGTAACGCCGGAAAAAGTCGCCATCGTGAGGGAAGCGAACGCCATAGTCGAGGAGGAGATTGAGAGGGCCGGGCTGAAGCCCTGGCAGGCCTTCGCGGTTCTTCTCGGCGTTAAAACCGTCGGAGTTCAGGGCGACATTAGGGCTTACAAAGAAACCATCGCCGTCCGCGTCGTTGAGAGCCTCGACGGCATGACGGCCAATGCAATGAACGTCCCCTTCGAGGTGCTCCAGAGGATAGCCTTCAGGATAACGAGTGAGATTCCAGAGGTCGGGAGGGTGCTCTACGACGTCACCAACAAGCCTCCTGCCACAATAGAGTTCGAGTGA